From Helicobacter sp. MIT 05-5293, one genomic window encodes:
- the holA gene encoding DNA polymerase III subunit delta, translating to MYKSQLDTLLKKTAPRASLLYGESEFLINYYSKKIAQNITTQSEEKTTFYFDEYQFESVNALLSQGSLFGGQSLVVIKTTQKLPAKEIQSFLKSIARYPQNALIIEYYAPASKSLGEYMRDCKAFVASFKNPELKGNDIAEVRFFTPQFDECKMFLQERARELGLVIDDRLLSHILSLHNNDIGIASKELEKFVIYKTDNQPKTIELGDVNVLCDGVASFSVEELNYALMDKKPFLEILHAIYEEGVNEIMMISEIQRFFYQLFLFFAYIKIHGKANAVEILGFNPPQQITQRLSHYCIRLKEQDYARIFEILSQWRYDVSKGQSKQSYNALIKIQALIR from the coding sequence ATGTATAAATCACAGCTTGACACATTACTCAAAAAAACCGCTCCAAGAGCAAGTTTGCTTTATGGTGAGAGTGAATTTTTGATTAATTATTATAGTAAAAAGATTGCTCAAAATATCACCACACAAAGTGAAGAAAAAACGACTTTTTATTTTGATGAGTATCAATTTGAGAGTGTCAATGCGCTTTTGTCGCAAGGTTCTTTATTTGGCGGACAATCTCTTGTGGTTATCAAGACAACGCAAAAATTACCCGCAAAAGAGATTCAATCGTTTTTAAAGTCTATTGCTCGTTATCCTCAAAATGCTTTGATTATCGAGTATTATGCTCCAGCCTCTAAGTCATTAGGGGAATATATGAGAGATTGTAAGGCATTTGTGGCATCATTTAAGAATCCTGAACTTAAGGGCAACGACATTGCTGAAGTGCGATTTTTTACGCCACAATTTGATGAATGTAAAATGTTTTTGCAAGAGAGGGCTAGGGAATTAGGCTTGGTCATTGATGATCGTTTGCTAAGCCATATTTTGAGTTTGCATAATAATGACATTGGTATTGCAAGCAAGGAGCTTGAGAAGTTTGTGATTTATAAAACAGACAATCAACCTAAGACGATTGAATTGGGTGATGTTAATGTGCTGTGTGATGGTGTGGCGAGTTTTAGTGTCGAAGAGCTTAATTATGCGCTTATGGATAAGAAGCCATTTTTAGAGATCCTGCATGCGATTTATGAAGAAGGTGTGAATGAGATAATGATGATTAGTGAGATTCAGAGATTTTTTTACCAGCTTTTTTTGTTTTTTGCTTATATCAAGATTCACGGCAAGGCTAATGCTGTAGAAATTTTAGGTTTTAATCCACCGCAACAAATCACCCAAAGACTATCGCATTATTGTATTCGCTTAAAAGAGCAAGATTATGCTCGTATTTTTGAGATTCTTTCCCAATGGCGTTATGATGTGAGCAAAGGGCAATCCAAACAATCCTACAATGCTTTAATAAAAATTCAAGCATTAATAAGATAG
- the rpsF gene encoding 30S ribosomal protein S6 has translation MKFYETMFILKPTLVEEEIKARIEFFKEVLTKNGAEIEACLDMGMRNLAYEIKKNKRGYYFVIYFKALPQLIAELERNYRINEEVLRFIVIKYESKKEQNAWRTLVDRANGKVESKPSKAKKVAENTESESAQPSQEEAKESAQS, from the coding sequence ATGAAGTTTTATGAAACAATGTTTATTCTCAAACCTACACTTGTAGAAGAAGAGATTAAAGCACGGATTGAATTTTTTAAGGAAGTTCTCACCAAAAATGGTGCAGAGATTGAGGCTTGTCTTGATATGGGTATGCGTAATCTTGCCTATGAGATTAAGAAGAACAAGCGAGGTTATTATTTTGTTATTTATTTTAAGGCATTGCCACAATTGATTGCAGAATTAGAGAGAAATTATCGAATCAACGAAGAAGTCTTACGATTTATCGTTATCAAATACGAAAGCAAGAAGGAGCAAAATGCGTGGCGCACTTTAGTCGATAGGGCAAATGGCAAAGTAGAATCTAAACCTAGCAAAGCCAAAAAAGTAGCTGAAAATACAGAATCTGAATCTGCACAACCAAGCCAAGAAGAAGCTAAAGAATCGGCTCAATCATAA
- a CDS encoding single-stranded DNA-binding protein codes for MYNKVIIMGNLTRDVELRYLPSGSALATIGLASNRRYKKQDGSLGEEVCFVDVKLFGRSAEVANQYLRKGSRILIEGRLTLESWTDQSGAKRSKHTITAESMQMLDSKSASDNAQNTNYTNAYSAPSANVGNVDNTNYPQNIPEINIDDEDIPF; via the coding sequence ATGTATAATAAGGTCATCATAATGGGCAATCTCACCCGTGATGTGGAGTTACGATATTTGCCAAGTGGGAGTGCTTTAGCAACCATTGGTTTAGCGAGTAATCGAAGATACAAAAAACAAGATGGAAGCTTAGGCGAAGAAGTGTGCTTTGTAGATGTAAAACTTTTTGGACGCAGTGCTGAAGTCGCTAATCAATATTTGCGCAAAGGCAGTCGGATTCTGATTGAGGGACGATTGACTTTGGAAAGCTGGACTGATCAAAGTGGCGCAAAAAGAAGCAAACACACAATCACTGCTGAATCGATGCAAATGTTGGATTCTAAGTCGGCAAGTGATAATGCTCAAAATACTAATTATACTAATGCTTATAGTGCGCCTAGTGCGAATGTCGGGAATGTGGATAACACAAATTATCCCCAAAATATCCCTGAAATCAATATCGATGATGAAGATATACCTTTCTAA
- the rpsR gene encoding 30S ribosomal protein S18 has translation MEKKKYSKRYCRYTEAKLEFIDYKDVEMLKHSLSERYKIMPRRLTGNTKRWQERVEVAIKRARHMALIPYIVDRKKVIENPFKI, from the coding sequence ATGGAAAAGAAAAAATACTCAAAACGTTACTGCCGATACACAGAAGCTAAACTCGAATTTATCGACTACAAAGATGTAGAGATGTTAAAACACTCGCTTTCTGAACGTTATAAAATTATGCCAAGACGCTTGACAGGCAATACTAAACGATGGCAAGAACGCGTAGAAGTAGCAATCAAAAGAGCGCGTCATATGGCTTTGATTCCTTATATCGTTGATCGAAAAAAGGTAATTGAAAATCCTTTTAAGATTTAA
- the rpsO gene encoding 30S ribosomal protein S15, with product MALDVAKKKEIISKFARDDKDTGSCEVQVALLTHRISNLTEHLKANPKDHSSRLGLLKLVGQRKSLLSYLKKTQYHRYTKLIAELKLKDR from the coding sequence ATGGCTTTAGATGTGGCAAAAAAGAAAGAGATTATCTCAAAATTTGCAAGAGATGATAAAGATACAGGTTCTTGTGAAGTGCAAGTAGCTTTACTCACACACAGAATCAGCAATCTTACAGAACACCTTAAAGCAAATCCCAAAGATCACTCAAGCCGATTAGGGCTTTTAAAACTTGTGGGACAAAGAAAATCATTGCTTTCTTACCTTAAAAAAACGCAATATCATCGTTACACAAAACTAATCGCTGAACTTAAACTCAAGGATCGCTAA
- a CDS encoding DUF6434 domain-containing protein, with product MNVKNEVSQRPILDKNLDSKAFRDYYYLKQELIDFCRKNHLPISGGKIEITERIVHFLDTGEILPASNQKKQTTFLFDINKNTKIESPFVCSQKHRVFFRESIGSSFSFNVAFQKWLKNNAGKTYQEAIIAYYRILKKKKQKKPEIDKQFEYNIYIRDFFADNQGKSLKEAIKCWRYKKSLQGHNRYERSDLVVLESPTACVD from the coding sequence GTGAATGTGAAAAATGAAGTCTCTCAAAGACCTATTTTAGATAAAAACCTTGATAGTAAAGCATTTCGCGATTATTATTATTTGAAGCAAGAATTGATTGATTTTTGTAGGAAAAATCATTTGCCTATTTCGGGAGGGAAGATAGAAATAACAGAGCGGATTGTTCATTTTCTTGATACAGGAGAGATACTTCCCGCATCAAACCAAAAGAAACAAACAACATTTTTATTTGATATTAACAAAAATACAAAGATTGAAAGCCCCTTTGTTTGTTCTCAAAAACACAGGGTATTTTTTAGAGAATCTATCGGTAGCAGTTTTTCCTTTAATGTTGCCTTTCAAAAGTGGTTAAAGAATAATGCGGGCAAAACTTATCAGGAAGCTATCATAGCTTATTATCGTATTCTTAAAAAGAAAAAACAGAAAAAACCAGAGATTGATAAGCAGTTTGAATACAATATCTATATAAGGGATTTTTTTGCAGACAATCAAGGAAAATCATTAAAAGAAGCTATCAAATGTTGGAGATATAAAAAATCGCTGCAAGGACACAACCGCTATGAAAGATCAGACCTTGTTGTATTAGAATCTCCCACAGCTTGTGTTGATTAA
- the rpoD gene encoding RNA polymerase sigma factor RpoD, protein MSDKPEKNAKKAKEINTELENLFKEEDSDYITYEKIAQTLLKAPTAAQVKKIKELSKKYNKQLLSSSEVAKMLNTQEQIQRQENKQKMLSEELEDEFDFMKDKELLEWSRSDSPVRMYLREMGQIPLLVKEEEISLSKKIELGENTILDAICSVPYLIDFIYDYKDALINRERRVKELFKSFDDEEEEENDDDEFDMLEEDEATQKTNSKRDQKRIEKVVESFKALDKAKKEWLKILETPIAEDEDELMYILLLSHKKHILKSRLLDLGPTSKLISELVKAMENTLKSGDGFEKELKRLEYKLPLFNEALIENHQKILSQITTMTRDEIAAMVPETTMVSVYIELKKLFQTKEASEGGFNLEPEKLKEILEQIKRGKSISDKAKAKMAKSNLRLVVSIAKRYTNRGLPFLDLIQEGNIGLMKAVDKFEYKKGFKFSTYATWWIRQAISRAIADQARTIRIPIHMIETINRIHKIMRKHVQETGKEPDIEYIAKEVGLPIDKVKNVIKITKEPVSLDAPIGSDDDGKFGDFVEDKSSVGPMDYILKEDLKVQIDEVLEQLNDREKAVIRMRFGLLDDESDRTLEEIGKELNVTRERVRQIESSAIKKLKHPKVGRKLKNYIEE, encoded by the coding sequence ATGTCAGATAAACCTGAAAAAAACGCCAAAAAAGCCAAAGAAATCAATACAGAATTAGAAAATCTTTTTAAAGAAGAAGATAGTGATTATATCACTTATGAAAAAATTGCTCAAACATTACTTAAAGCTCCAACTGCTGCTCAAGTAAAAAAAATCAAAGAACTTAGCAAAAAATACAACAAACAATTGCTTAGCTCTTCAGAAGTAGCAAAAATGCTTAATACTCAAGAGCAGATTCAACGTCAAGAAAACAAACAAAAAATGTTGAGTGAAGAGCTCGAAGATGAGTTTGATTTTATGAAAGACAAAGAATTGCTTGAGTGGAGCAGAAGCGATAGCCCTGTGCGTATGTATCTCCGAGAAATGGGACAAATACCTCTTTTAGTCAAAGAAGAGGAAATTAGCTTGAGCAAGAAAATTGAGCTGGGTGAAAACACTATTCTTGATGCCATTTGTTCTGTCCCTTATTTGATTGATTTTATTTATGACTACAAGGACGCGCTCATTAATCGTGAAAGACGCGTCAAGGAATTGTTTAAAAGTTTTGACGATGAGGAAGAAGAGGAAAATGATGACGATGAATTCGATATGCTCGAAGAAGATGAAGCGACACAAAAAACAAATTCAAAGCGAGATCAAAAACGTATCGAAAAAGTAGTGGAAAGCTTTAAGGCATTAGATAAAGCCAAAAAAGAATGGCTAAAAATACTAGAAACCCCTATCGCAGAAGACGAAGATGAACTAATGTATATCCTTCTACTTTCGCACAAAAAACATATTCTTAAATCGCGTCTTTTAGACTTGGGACCCACAAGCAAGCTTATCAGTGAACTTGTAAAAGCAATGGAAAATACTCTTAAAAGTGGTGATGGTTTTGAAAAAGAACTTAAGCGTCTTGAGTATAAATTACCCCTTTTTAATGAAGCTCTCATTGAAAATCATCAAAAGATTCTCTCTCAAATCACAACAATGACGCGCGATGAAATTGCTGCAATGGTGCCAGAGACAACAATGGTCAGCGTTTATATTGAGCTCAAAAAACTTTTCCAAACAAAAGAGGCCAGTGAGGGGGGGTTTAACCTCGAGCCAGAAAAACTCAAAGAAATCTTAGAGCAAATCAAGCGAGGAAAATCCATTTCAGACAAAGCAAAAGCAAAAATGGCAAAATCTAATCTCCGCCTTGTAGTAAGTATCGCTAAACGTTATACAAATCGCGGATTGCCTTTCCTTGATTTGATACAAGAGGGTAATATCGGGTTAATGAAAGCAGTCGATAAATTTGAATACAAAAAAGGTTTTAAATTTTCTACTTATGCAACTTGGTGGATTCGTCAAGCAATTTCACGCGCAATCGCCGATCAAGCCCGCACTATTCGTATCCCGATTCATATGATTGAAACCATTAACAGAATCCACAAAATTATGCGCAAACATGTGCAAGAAACAGGCAAAGAACCCGATATTGAATACATTGCCAAAGAAGTAGGTTTGCCTATTGATAAAGTGAAAAATGTGATCAAAATCACCAAAGAACCAGTGAGCCTTGATGCACCAATCGGCAGTGATGACGATGGTAAATTTGGAGATTTTGTAGAAGACAAAAGCTCGGTTGGTCCGATGGACTACATTTTAAAAGAAGATTTAAAAGTGCAGATTGATGAAGTGCTTGAACAACTTAACGACAGAGAAAAAGCAGTCATTCGAATGCGTTTTGGACTGCTTGATGATGAAAGTGATCGCACTTTAGAAGAAATTGGCAAAGAATTAAATGTTACGCGTGAGAGAGTGCGACAAATAGAATCTAGTGCAATCAAAAAACTCAAACACCCAAAAGTAGGACGGAAACTTAAAAATTATATTGAAGAATAA
- a CDS encoding thiamine pyrophosphate-dependent enzyme has product MVKEVKNLKEFQKSSKKFEGAHLLCPGCAHGMIVREVLSAVDGPIILGNSTGCLEVSSAVYPHTSWDVPWIHIGFENGSTAVAGAEAMYKALAKKGRYKGEKPKFVAFGGDGATYDIGFQWISGCFERGHDITYICLDNEVYANTGGQRSGSTPLGSSTSTTPAGSASYGKKERKKNLLFIMAAHNAPYVAQVAPNKWKDMNKKIKRAVDTEGPTFINAMSACTTEWRFESHRTVEISDLAVDSLVFPLFEIIDGVELHITYRPRNVIPVRDYLGAQGRFKHLFKPENEHIIAQFQKDVDARWEYLQRREEINPK; this is encoded by the coding sequence ATGGTAAAAGAAGTAAAAAATCTTAAAGAATTTCAAAAATCGTCAAAGAAATTTGAAGGAGCTCACCTACTCTGCCCGGGCTGTGCGCACGGAATGATTGTGCGAGAGGTTTTGAGTGCAGTCGATGGACCTATCATTTTAGGCAATTCTACAGGTTGTTTGGAAGTTTCAAGTGCCGTATATCCTCACACAAGTTGGGATGTGCCTTGGATTCACATTGGATTCGAGAATGGCTCTACAGCAGTAGCGGGAGCTGAAGCAATGTATAAGGCACTCGCAAAAAAAGGACGTTACAAAGGTGAAAAACCAAAATTTGTTGCATTCGGTGGTGATGGTGCAACTTACGATATTGGTTTCCAATGGATCAGCGGATGTTTTGAGCGCGGACATGATATTACCTACATTTGTCTAGACAATGAAGTCTATGCAAACACGGGTGGGCAACGTAGTGGCTCTACACCTCTAGGCTCCAGCACTTCCACTACGCCTGCAGGAAGCGCAAGTTATGGCAAGAAAGAGCGCAAAAAAAATCTTCTTTTCATTATGGCGGCACACAATGCTCCTTATGTGGCACAAGTAGCTCCTAATAAGTGGAAAGATATGAACAAAAAAATCAAACGCGCTGTAGATACAGAAGGTCCTACATTTATCAATGCAATGAGTGCATGCACCACAGAATGGCGTTTTGAATCTCATAGAACCGTTGAAATCAGCGATTTGGCTGTAGATTCTCTCGTATTCCCACTTTTTGAGATTATTGATGGTGTAGAATTACATATCACCTATCGTCCAAGAAATGTTATACCTGTGCGTGATTATCTCGGTGCTCAAGGACGTTTTAAACACCTTTTTAAACCCGAAAATGAGCATATCATCGCACAATTCCAAAAAGATGTCGATGCACGATGGGAATATCTCCAACGAAGAGAAGAAATCAATCCCAAATAA
- a CDS encoding 2-oxoacid:ferredoxin oxidoreductase subunit alpha, with protein sequence MAKTMELRTIEVWDGNTAASQALRQAQIDVVAAYPITPSTPIVQNYGSYVSNGYIDGEFVMVESEHAAMSACVGAAAAGGRVATATSSQGFALMIEVLYQASGMRLPIVLNLVNRALAAPLNVNGDHSDMYLSRDTGWVNLCTYNPQEAYDFNLMAFKIAEDMRVRVPVIVNQDGFICSHTAQSVRPLNDAEAYKFIGEYRPHNPMLDFSKPVTYGAQTEEDWHFEHKAQLHKAIMDSQSVIQEVFDKFAKLSGRQYRLVESYDLEDAEVAIVALGTSVESARVAAKKAREQGIKAGVLSIRSLRPFPFQQVGESLKHLKAIACLDRSLPSGAMGMLFNEFSAAALASGARPIVSNYIYGLGGRDLTQAHLGQIYQELDANAKAGKLTHPVQQMLGLRGPKMSFY encoded by the coding sequence ATGGCTAAAACAATGGAATTACGAACAATTGAAGTATGGGACGGAAACACAGCGGCATCTCAAGCACTTCGTCAAGCACAAATTGATGTCGTTGCTGCATATCCTATCACACCTTCAACCCCTATTGTGCAAAATTATGGGAGTTATGTGAGCAATGGCTATATTGATGGCGAGTTTGTTATGGTAGAATCCGAACATGCTGCTATGAGTGCTTGTGTAGGAGCAGCTGCAGCAGGTGGGCGTGTAGCGACTGCGACAAGCTCCCAAGGTTTTGCGTTAATGATTGAAGTCCTTTATCAAGCTTCAGGAATGCGCTTACCTATCGTTTTGAATCTTGTCAATCGTGCTTTGGCTGCGCCTTTGAATGTCAATGGTGATCATTCCGATATGTATCTTAGCCGTGATACAGGCTGGGTCAATCTATGCACCTACAATCCTCAAGAAGCTTACGATTTCAACCTCATGGCATTTAAAATCGCTGAAGATATGCGTGTGCGTGTGCCGGTGATTGTTAATCAAGATGGCTTTATTTGCTCACATACAGCACAATCTGTGCGACCATTAAATGATGCAGAGGCGTATAAATTTATCGGAGAATATCGCCCACACAATCCAATGTTGGACTTTTCTAAACCCGTTACTTATGGTGCACAAACAGAAGAAGATTGGCATTTTGAACATAAAGCACAACTCCATAAGGCAATTATGGATTCTCAAAGTGTGATTCAAGAAGTCTTTGACAAATTTGCAAAACTAAGCGGACGTCAATATCGTCTTGTAGAATCTTATGATTTAGAAGATGCCGAAGTCGCAATTGTCGCATTAGGCACAAGTGTTGAATCTGCGCGTGTAGCTGCAAAAAAAGCACGAGAACAAGGTATTAAAGCAGGAGTTTTATCAATCCGATCTTTGCGTCCTTTCCCTTTCCAACAAGTGGGGGAATCACTCAAACATCTTAAAGCAATTGCTTGTTTGGATAGAAGTTTGCCTTCAGGCGCAATGGGTATGCTCTTTAATGAATTTTCGGCTGCAGCTCTTGCAAGTGGCGCACGTCCTATTGTTTCAAACTATATTTATGGCTTGGGTGGGCGTGATCTTACACAAGCGCATTTAGGACAAATCTATCAAGAACTTGATGCAAACGCTAAAGCCGGTAAGCTTACACACCCTGTTCAGCAAATGTTAGGGCTCCGCGGACCCAAAATGAGCTTTTATTAA
- a CDS encoding 4Fe-4S dicluster-binding protein — MDKLKDWDQFEIGSVLFPFKKGVDGAMELYKQERTYSGDSSFSDSVAHWRVDKPVHNSEICINCFTCWVFCPDAAILTSNDKLAGIDYVHCKGCGVCVDVCPTNPKSLLMFNDHKPNEEALKQWPAKEPKNKA; from the coding sequence ATGGATAAGTTAAAAGATTGGGATCAATTTGAGATTGGCTCTGTGCTTTTTCCTTTTAAAAAAGGTGTAGATGGCGCAATGGAGCTTTATAAACAAGAAAGAACTTATAGCGGCGATAGCTCATTCAGTGATAGTGTAGCGCATTGGCGCGTGGATAAACCCGTGCATAATAGCGAAATATGTATTAATTGTTTTACTTGTTGGGTATTTTGCCCTGATGCGGCGATTCTGACAAGCAATGACAAACTCGCTGGTATAGATTATGTGCATTGTAAAGGTTGTGGTGTGTGTGTTGATGTATGCCCGACAAACCCCAAATCGCTTTTAATGTTTAACGATCACAAGCCTAATGAAGAGGCTCTTAAACAATGGCCTGCTAAAGAGCCTAAAAATAAAGCATAA
- a CDS encoding pyruvate flavodoxin oxidoreductase subunit gamma, which produces MLEIRWHSRAGQGAVTGAKGLADVIAGTGKEVQAFAFYGSAKRGASMTAYNRIDSEPILNHEKFMNPDYILVIDPGLVFITNICLYDKPSTKYIITTRLSKDELIEKKPELASKEIYTLDCIQISIDTLGKSIPNAPMLGALMKVSGMLELDFFLESFSKVLGKKLPPQVIEANKVAITRAYEEVK; this is translated from the coding sequence ATGCTTGAGATACGATGGCATTCTCGTGCTGGACAAGGTGCTGTAACAGGTGCAAAGGGTTTGGCAGATGTGATTGCAGGGACAGGCAAAGAGGTGCAAGCTTTTGCATTTTATGGTTCAGCTAAACGTGGTGCATCAATGACAGCCTATAATCGGATTGATTCTGAACCAATTCTCAACCATGAGAAATTTATGAATCCAGACTATATTTTAGTGATCGACCCCGGTCTTGTATTTATTACCAATATTTGTCTTTACGACAAACCTTCGACTAAATACATTATCACAACGAGACTAAGCAAAGATGAACTTATTGAAAAAAAACCAGAACTTGCAAGCAAAGAGATATACACACTTGATTGTATCCAAATCTCTATTGACACACTTGGCAAATCTATCCCCAATGCACCTATGCTTGGGGCATTGATGAAAGTCTCTGGTATGCTTGAACTTGATTTCTTCTTAGAATCTTTCTCTAAAGTGCTTGGCAAAAAACTTCCTCCACAAGTGATTGAGGCAAATAAAGTAGCCATTACACGAGCATACGAAGAAGTAAAATAA
- the trpS gene encoding tryptophan--tRNA ligase: MTKKRVFSGIQPTGNIHLGNYLGAVKNWVDSQDEYENIFCVVNTHAITIRQDPKELKKKTYELASMLLACGIDIAKSNLFIQSHIDEHAALAWILDCHIPMGDMSRMTQFKDKSVKNPKNVNVGLFNYPALMAADILLYQVDDVPVGEDQKQHLELARDVAMRFNRDYGECFKIPKPMIPAVGARIMGLDDPQTKMSKSAQGENHAIFLLDSPDVISRKFKKAVTDSQTSIVFDQTRAGLYNLLSIYEILTGKTREEIESEFEGKGYGHLKTALAEVVIETLRPIQENYHRIHKETGYLESVLYNGAQQVRPIAKATYDKTKELVGLL, translated from the coding sequence ATGACAAAAAAACGCGTTTTTTCTGGGATTCAACCTACGGGAAATATTCATTTGGGCAATTATTTAGGAGCAGTAAAAAATTGGGTAGATTCTCAAGATGAATATGAAAATATTTTTTGTGTTGTCAATACACATGCAATCACAATCAGACAAGACCCCAAAGAATTAAAAAAGAAAACTTATGAGCTAGCAAGTATGTTGCTTGCATGTGGCATTGATATAGCAAAATCAAACCTTTTTATCCAAAGTCATATTGATGAACATGCTGCACTTGCATGGATTCTGGATTGTCATATTCCTATGGGTGATATGAGTCGTATGACACAATTTAAAGATAAATCTGTGAAGAATCCTAAAAATGTGAATGTCGGGCTTTTTAATTATCCGGCTTTGATGGCAGCAGATATTTTGCTTTATCAGGTTGATGATGTGCCAGTAGGGGAAGATCAGAAGCAACATTTAGAGCTTGCGCGTGATGTGGCAATGCGTTTTAATCGTGATTATGGAGAGTGTTTTAAGATCCCCAAGCCGATGATTCCTGCAGTCGGAGCAAGGATTATGGGTTTAGATGACCCACAAACTAAAATGAGTAAATCCGCACAAGGAGAGAATCACGCGATTTTCTTGCTTGATAGCCCCGATGTGATCAGTCGTAAGTTTAAAAAAGCAGTTACAGATTCTCAAACCTCTATTGTATTTGATCAAACGCGTGCTGGGCTGTATAATTTGCTTAGTATCTATGAGATTCTTACAGGCAAAACACGAGAAGAGATAGAATCAGAATTTGAAGGTAAAGGTTATGGACATTTGAAAACTGCCCTTGCCGAAGTGGTGATTGAAACCTTGCGACCTATTCAGGAAAATTACCACAGAATCCATAAAGAAACAGGCTATTTAGAATCTGTGCTTTATAATGGTGCGCAACAGGTGCGTCCTATCGCAAAAGCGACTTATGATAAAACTAAAGAGCTTGTAGGGTTATTGTAA
- a CDS encoding Crp/Fnr family transcriptional regulator has product MKLLSTDILGQINTAICGDKKSFEILQSQGIVKTYTKGYRIYPDSDELLGFLYVISGKIRFFSVSSNAKEITIFTIGDKESCIISTSCIFSHIQADVVLEFMVDSEVFIVPNRVFDMLTHNNESIMRFNLSLVSKRLKQAFDTINDVTFKSLKNRVVKFLLSNAKDNRVEVSQESIANNIGSAREAVARVIKELKSQGLIDTSRNEILLTKKLYELSDEIES; this is encoded by the coding sequence ATGAAACTTCTATCTACAGACATTTTAGGACAGATCAATACCGCAATATGTGGCGATAAAAAAAGCTTTGAGATTCTCCAATCACAAGGCATTGTTAAAACTTATACAAAGGGATACAGAATCTACCCGGATAGTGATGAGCTTTTAGGCTTTTTGTATGTCATTAGCGGGAAGATTCGTTTTTTTAGTGTCTCAAGCAATGCCAAAGAGATAACCATTTTTACCATAGGCGACAAAGAAAGCTGTATCATCTCTACAAGCTGTATTTTCTCACATATTCAAGCTGATGTGGTGCTAGAGTTTATGGTAGATTCTGAAGTTTTCATCGTGCCAAATAGGGTGTTTGATATGCTCACGCACAACAATGAATCCATTATGCGTTTTAATCTCTCTTTAGTTTCCAAACGCCTTAAACAAGCCTTTGATACAATTAATGATGTAACCTTTAAAAGTCTGAAAAATCGGGTAGTGAAATTTCTGCTAAGCAATGCTAAAGATAATCGCGTAGAAGTAAGCCAAGAAAGCATAGCAAACAACATTGGCAGTGCTAGAGAGGCAGTTGCACGCGTGATAAAAGAGCTTAAATCTCAAGGGCTAATCGACACAAGCCGCAATGAGATTCTGCTTACAAAAAAACTCTATGAGTTAAGTGATGAGATAGAATCTTAA